In Desulfurobacterium indicum, a genomic segment contains:
- a CDS encoding deoxycytidylate deaminase: protein MNRPSWDDYFLSIAYMVSSRSTCLRRKVGAVLVKDKRIIATGYNGAPSGLKHPDEVGCLREKLNVPSGERHELCRGLHAEQNAIIQAALHGVSTKGAVLYCTHCPCSLCTKMLINAGIKKIIYVEGYPDWLAKEIAKEAGLTVIQIKKFFKVKVEEETNGNNDNSSNR from the coding sequence ATGAATCGGCCTTCATGGGACGACTACTTCTTATCAATAGCATACATGGTATCCAGCCGTTCCACCTGTTTAAGAAGAAAAGTCGGAGCGGTTCTTGTGAAAGACAAAAGGATAATTGCCACAGGTTACAATGGAGCTCCATCGGGATTAAAACATCCTGACGAAGTGGGTTGTTTAAGGGAAAAACTGAACGTTCCGAGCGGCGAAAGACACGAACTGTGCAGAGGACTACATGCGGAACAGAACGCAATAATACAGGCAGCTTTACACGGAGTATCAACGAAAGGAGCTGTTCTTTACTGCACACACTGTCCGTGTAGTCTTTGCACAAAAATGCTTATAAACGCAGGTATCAAAAAGATTATATACGTTGAAGGCTACCCGGACTGGCTGGCAAAAGAGATAGCCAAAGAGGCAGGACTTACCGTTATTCAAATCAAAAAGTTTTTTAAAGTGAAAGTCGAGGAAGAAACAAATGGAAACAATGACAATAGTTCTAATAGATGA
- the purQ gene encoding phosphoribosylformylglycinamidine synthase subunit PurQ: MKFGIPVYPGSNCDKDIGWVIEKVLGEEVKYLWHKEKSISDIDCIIVPGGFSYGDYLRAGAMAKLSPISEAIYEFAEKGGLVMGICNGFQILLEMGLLPGAMMPNKNLSFVCKFVHLKVENNEIPFTSLYSKEEVINIPIAHAEGNYTCTPETLKNIEKNGQVVVRYCSPEGIVSDEFNPNGSLNNIAGICNKRGNVFGLMPHPERASEAVLGSTDGFRMFKSIVETALKA; encoded by the coding sequence ATGAAATTTGGCATACCTGTATATCCGGGAAGCAACTGCGATAAAGATATAGGATGGGTTATCGAAAAAGTTTTAGGGGAAGAGGTTAAATACCTCTGGCACAAAGAGAAAAGTATTTCTGACATTGACTGCATAATTGTACCGGGAGGATTCTCTTACGGAGATTATTTAAGAGCCGGAGCAATGGCAAAGCTATCACCTATATCAGAAGCTATTTACGAATTTGCCGAAAAAGGCGGGCTTGTGATGGGAATCTGTAACGGATTCCAGATACTCCTTGAGATGGGGCTACTTCCCGGAGCCATGATGCCCAACAAAAACCTCTCATTTGTCTGCAAGTTTGTTCACCTTAAGGTGGAAAACAACGAAATTCCATTTACATCACTCTATTCGAAAGAAGAAGTCATAAATATTCCTATTGCTCACGCAGAAGGTAACTACACATGCACACCTGAAACACTAAAAAACATAGAAAAAAACGGGCAGGTTGTCGTAAGATACTGCTCACCGGAAGGCATCGTAAGCGACGAATTTAACCCTAACGGCTCATTGAATAACATAGCAGGGATATGCAACAAAAGAGGAAACGTATTTGGTCTCATGCCCCACCCCGAAAGGGCATCGGAAGCAGTATTGGGAAGCACAGACGGCTTTAGAATGTTTAAATCCATAGTTGAAACTGCACTGAAAGCGTGA
- a CDS encoding CPBP family glutamic-type intramembrane protease encodes MKPYFAFFVGEGISVTFFPLFEPFVNVICLVVVPVLVYRKRFEELGVRNFKKGFLYGISAFVFLPFINLIYFPVALIDAFSQELFFKGFFYSVFENEYIFWKISRLNLISSFLYFLIFLTISRSLFSFSYFLVSIICGVLYEESDSIVAPFMFHLGFFLSKFSGIWR; translated from the coding sequence ATGAAGCCTTATTTTGCCTTTTTCGTAGGGGAAGGAATTTCAGTTACTTTTTTTCCTCTATTTGAGCCGTTTGTTAATGTAATCTGTCTTGTTGTCGTTCCTGTTCTTGTTTACAGAAAACGTTTTGAGGAGTTAGGAGTCAGGAATTTTAAGAAAGGTTTTCTTTACGGGATTTCGGCTTTTGTTTTTTTGCCTTTTATTAATCTTATATATTTTCCTGTTGCTCTCATTGATGCGTTCTCTCAGGAGTTGTTTTTTAAAGGTTTTTTCTATTCCGTATTCGAGAATGAATATATTTTCTGGAAGATTTCCAGATTGAACCTTATATCGAGTTTCCTTTACTTTCTAATTTTTTTGACTATCTCTCGTAGTCTGTTCTCTTTTTCTTACTTTTTGGTTTCTATTATTTGTGGTGTTCTCTACGAAGAAAGCGATTCCATAGTCGCTCCTTTTATGTTCCATTTGGGATTTTTCTTGAGTAAATTTTCTGGTATTTGGAGGTGA
- a CDS encoding Hpt domain-containing protein, with the protein MFDYSMDRLDKDRIKKAALDYLLSMEFDRDTAEMIANTGVENLKENIEELIQTLNGGDFQKAADVAHTIKGILWNMGLQEEGSLFKKVQLALLDGAPEDILKGSLVKALNSISK; encoded by the coding sequence ATGTTTGATTATTCTATGGATAGGCTCGATAAAGATAGGATTAAAAAAGCCGCATTGGACTATTTGTTGAGTATGGAGTTTGACAGAGATACTGCTGAAATGATAGCAAATACAGGTGTTGAGAATTTGAAAGAGAATATAGAGGAATTAATTCAAACCTTAAACGGAGGAGATTTTCAGAAGGCTGCAGATGTGGCTCATACTATAAAAGGAATACTGTGGAATATGGGTTTGCAGGAAGAGGGAAGTCTGTTTAAAAAAGTGCAGCTTGCACTTCTTGATGGTGCACCTGAAGATATTTTGAAAGGTTCCCTTGTGAAAGCTCTTAATTCAATATCTAAGTAA
- the purS gene encoding phosphoribosylformylglycinamidine synthase subunit PurS yields MANYNVKIFISYREGILDPQGVAVEKAAHSLGFEKVKNVRVGKYITMEIEASSKEEVENEIREMAKRFLVNPVIEEYTFEITENSQ; encoded by the coding sequence ATGGCAAATTACAATGTTAAAATTTTTATATCCTATAGAGAAGGCATCCTTGATCCTCAGGGCGTTGCTGTTGAGAAAGCCGCTCACAGCCTTGGTTTTGAAAAGGTAAAAAATGTCAGAGTAGGTAAATACATAACCATGGAAATAGAAGCTTCTTCAAAAGAGGAAGTAGAAAATGAAATCAGAGAGATGGCGAAGAGATTTCTTGTAAACCCTGTAATTGAAGAATACACCTTTGAAATTACAGAAAATAGCCAATGA
- a CDS encoding HD domain-containing phosphohydrolase, which translates to METMTIVLIDDQPFFLFFMEEMIKSIEFPMPIETKTFRSSEDALDYIEENNVDMIISDYIMPDMNGIELLKEVRQLPDKESVIFIMVTAEHARNIKREALALGATDFLTKPLDKLEFIPKVRNLLRLRLKEKLIKNKAQLLKYEIDRSLKEIKMRDREIILRLSMAAEFRDEMTGHHIERVALYSQLIAQKLGYSDTFCENIYLAAPLHDIGKIAIPDSILKKKGKLTPEEMEIMKKHTIYGYRLLANSKVKVLKMAARIALYHHENWDGSGYPYKLKGKAIPVEARIVSVADVFDALGEARPYKKGWDIHSVFNFIRENAGKKFDPQVVNAFLSSKEEVLKIKENPPAENIVENPLLNDHIDFRPPPIIT; encoded by the coding sequence ATGGAAACAATGACAATAGTTCTAATAGATGACCAACCTTTCTTCCTCTTTTTTATGGAAGAAATGATAAAAAGCATCGAATTCCCTATGCCTATAGAAACAAAGACGTTTCGCAGCTCAGAAGATGCCCTCGACTACATAGAAGAGAACAACGTTGACATGATAATTTCTGATTACATAATGCCGGATATGAACGGTATAGAGCTTCTAAAGGAAGTAAGGCAACTTCCCGACAAAGAATCGGTAATTTTTATAATGGTAACGGCAGAACACGCAAGAAACATAAAAAGAGAAGCGCTTGCTCTCGGAGCAACCGACTTTTTAACAAAACCTTTAGATAAACTGGAATTTATTCCAAAAGTCAGAAACCTTTTAAGACTTCGTCTTAAAGAAAAACTAATTAAAAACAAAGCACAACTTCTCAAATATGAAATTGACCGCTCTTTGAAAGAAATAAAAATGAGAGACAGAGAAATCATCCTGAGACTCTCGATGGCTGCAGAATTTAGAGATGAAATGACCGGTCATCACATTGAAAGAGTCGCATTATATTCCCAACTAATAGCACAAAAACTCGGTTACAGCGATACCTTTTGCGAAAACATATATCTTGCAGCCCCTCTTCACGACATAGGTAAAATTGCCATACCTGACTCTATTTTAAAGAAAAAGGGCAAATTAACACCGGAAGAGATGGAAATAATGAAAAAACACACCATTTACGGATACAGGCTTCTTGCAAATAGCAAGGTAAAAGTTCTCAAAATGGCAGCAAGAATTGCTCTCTATCATCACGAAAACTGGGACGGAAGCGGATATCCTTACAAATTAAAAGGGAAAGCTATTCCCGTCGAAGCCAGAATTGTATCTGTAGCAGACGTATTTGACGCTCTTGGCGAAGCAAGACCTTACAAAAAGGGATGGGATATACACTCTGTCTTTAACTTCATAAGAGAAAACGCCGGAAAAAAATTTGATCCTCAAGTAGTGAATGCCTTCCTATCTTCAAAAGAAGAAGTTCTAAAGATAAAAGAGAACCCCCCTGCCGAAAATATAGTAGAAAATCCCCTATTAAACGACCACATAGATTTCAGACCACCGCCAATAATTACTTAG
- a CDS encoding PH domain-containing protein, producing MKDYRSSPLYVATYAVLTLLYFVFLGSVAVKYGVNINFFVLAILVIPVLLRLVALLKRKVVVSDDGIEIRDLFKSGFVKWDDIESVGFSSRRRTFLFIVTKDKNGYLIDDSVENFKELLEEIGKRVDRNKLPENWQDIVNSYKPSYGGIALVVLAVLVIGYVILKSLSG from the coding sequence ATGAAGGATTATAGAAGTTCACCTTTGTATGTTGCTACCTATGCGGTTTTGACGTTGCTTTATTTTGTTTTTTTAGGTTCTGTTGCGGTTAAGTATGGCGTGAATATTAACTTCTTTGTTCTTGCAATTCTGGTTATTCCCGTTCTTCTTAGATTGGTTGCTCTTTTGAAGAGAAAAGTTGTAGTTTCCGATGATGGGATAGAAATAAGGGATCTTTTTAAAAGCGGTTTCGTTAAATGGGACGATATAGAGTCTGTCGGCTTTTCATCTCGCCGGCGGACGTTTCTATTTATTGTTACGAAGGATAAAAACGGCTATTTGATAGATGATTCCGTTGAAAATTTTAAAGAACTTCTTGAAGAAATCGGGAAGCGGGTTGATAGGAATAAATTGCCAGAGAACTGGCAAGATATAGTTAACAGTTATAAGCCGTCATATGGCGGCATAGCACTTGTTGTTCTTGCTGTTCTTGTTATTGGGTATGTTATTCTTAAATCTCTTTCGGGTTGA
- a CDS encoding ComEC/Rec2 family competence protein, with translation MPFLAVVFLLYLVKYGIRDLVFSALIVVLLVSLLSVFSSSSISEVKWIFETDEGRVALLTDGRYVSVSDDVSVGDVVSDDGMLVEKGGLLSLPDRVRFALSEKVESSIDYPFSSLVEAVTLGVRYNLPQSVKAYMALAGVYPFLAISGLHVAVIFGFISVVMKLFRIFSLKRALFILTVLMPFTGFPVSVIRAYIFIVIAVFLKIHGRRVDYIYITVLTAFLMSLIFSVSSGFILSFLGALGIFAAMETDGFKRKLFLILFPFFFTLPYVVFRFGTVNLFSPLFMVLLTPLFTLFLFLCFLSEITYFKLNLFVVATEKVSGYLILFIKWLFGILHFGIIHVYLSLFEIFVLTFLVFVVLILKINRSYLLVVFSIFTVLLLFNRSYVYNETKRISGRKLNSAYFLSGEGQKYKDSTLVTDYVFPYSRRILKFNGVAVKQSVK, from the coding sequence TTGCCGTTTTTGGCGGTTGTATTTTTACTTTATCTTGTGAAATATGGAATAAGAGATCTTGTTTTTTCAGCTCTTATTGTTGTTTTATTGGTTTCTCTTCTCTCTGTGTTTTCATCTTCTTCTATTTCTGAAGTAAAGTGGATTTTCGAAACGGATGAAGGAAGAGTTGCCCTTTTAACCGATGGAAGGTATGTTTCTGTTTCGGACGATGTTTCTGTTGGAGATGTCGTATCTGATGATGGTATGCTTGTTGAAAAAGGTGGGTTACTTTCATTGCCGGATAGAGTGAGATTTGCACTCTCTGAAAAGGTGGAATCTTCAATTGATTATCCTTTTTCATCTCTTGTGGAAGCTGTAACATTGGGGGTAAGGTATAACCTTCCTCAGAGTGTCAAAGCCTACATGGCACTGGCTGGTGTGTATCCGTTCCTTGCAATATCGGGTCTTCACGTTGCGGTTATTTTTGGTTTTATATCAGTTGTTATGAAGCTTTTCAGGATTTTTTCGCTTAAGAGGGCACTTTTTATTCTTACGGTTTTAATGCCATTTACAGGGTTTCCGGTTTCGGTAATAAGAGCTTATATCTTTATTGTGATTGCAGTTTTTTTGAAGATTCACGGTAGGAGAGTCGATTACATATACATTACCGTTTTAACTGCCTTTTTGATGTCTCTTATTTTTTCTGTTTCTTCCGGTTTTATACTTTCTTTTTTAGGTGCTTTGGGTATTTTTGCAGCTATGGAAACAGATGGTTTTAAAAGAAAGCTTTTCTTAATTCTATTTCCTTTCTTTTTTACGCTTCCTTATGTTGTTTTTAGATTTGGGACGGTAAATTTGTTTTCGCCACTTTTTATGGTGCTGTTAACACCTCTGTTTACTCTTTTCCTTTTCTTATGCTTTTTATCCGAAATTACATATTTTAAATTAAATTTATTTGTGGTTGCTACGGAAAAAGTCAGCGGATATTTAATTTTATTTATTAAATGGCTTTTTGGAATTTTGCATTTTGGCATTATTCATGTTTATTTGTCTTTATTCGAGATTTTTGTGCTAACTTTTCTTGTATTTGTTGTTTTAATTCTTAAGATAAACAGAAGTTATCTTTTGGTGGTTTTTTCTATTTTTACTGTTTTGCTTCTTTTTAACCGTTCTTATGTTTACAATGAGACAAAAAGGATTTCAGGGAGAAAGCTTAACAGTGCTTATTTTTTATCGGGAGAAGGACAGAAGTATAAGGATTCTACGCTTGTAACGGATTATGTTTTTCCTTATAGCAGGAGAATATTAAAGTTTAACGGTGTTGCAGTTAAGCAAAGTGTAAAATAG
- the mdh gene encoding malate dehydrogenase yields MERKKITIVGAGNIGATLALLLARREVADVYLIDIDEGIAKGKALDIMEASPILGFNSRVVGTGNYEDTANSDLVVITAGFPRKPGMSRDDLLFKNFEVVKSVTEQIKKYSPETFIIVVTNPLDAMTYTALKVSGFPSHRVMGMAGALDAARFAYFLSEKTGISVENIRAFVIGSHGDDMVPLKRYTTVSGIPVKYFLSDEELEELVNRTRFAGGEIVSLLKRGSAFYAPAASILDMAVSILWNKRKIISCSVYLEGDAGKYYGAEGLCVGVPVVLGKNGIERVVKLELSDYEWAQWRKSVESVKNLVEKLPL; encoded by the coding sequence TTGGAAAGAAAAAAAATAACAATAGTCGGAGCCGGAAACATAGGAGCTACTCTTGCACTTCTGCTCGCAAGAAGGGAGGTTGCTGATGTCTATCTTATTGATATTGATGAAGGAATTGCAAAAGGAAAAGCCCTTGATATTATGGAAGCATCTCCGATTTTAGGTTTTAACTCAAGGGTTGTTGGAACGGGAAATTATGAAGATACTGCCAACTCTGATCTTGTTGTTATAACAGCAGGCTTTCCGAGAAAGCCCGGTATGAGCAGAGACGACCTTTTGTTTAAAAACTTTGAAGTTGTTAAGAGTGTAACTGAGCAGATTAAAAAGTATTCACCTGAGACTTTCATTATCGTTGTTACTAATCCTCTTGATGCCATGACATACACTGCTCTTAAAGTTTCTGGATTTCCTTCCCACAGGGTCATGGGAATGGCAGGTGCCCTTGACGCTGCCCGATTTGCTTATTTCCTTTCGGAAAAAACGGGGATTTCTGTTGAAAACATAAGGGCGTTCGTTATAGGAAGTCACGGTGATGATATGGTTCCTCTTAAAAGATATACGACTGTAAGCGGTATCCCGGTTAAGTATTTTCTTTCTGATGAGGAACTTGAGGAGCTTGTAAATAGAACGAGATTTGCCGGTGGAGAAATAGTTTCTCTGCTTAAAAGAGGAAGTGCTTTTTACGCACCAGCTGCTTCAATTCTTGATATGGCTGTATCTATTCTCTGGAATAAAAGAAAAATCATTTCCTGCAGTGTTTATCTTGAAGGAGATGCAGGGAAGTATTATGGAGCTGAAGGGCTTTGTGTTGGCGTGCCTGTTGTTCTTGGAAAAAACGGTATAGAAAGAGTTGTAAAATTAGAGCTTTCCGATTATGAATGGGCGCAGTGGAGAAAGTCAGTTGAATCTGTTAAGAATCTTGTTGAAAAACTTCCTCTTTAG
- the lspA gene encoding signal peptidase II: protein MIPFLVAFFVFAIDRITKMVAFKYLKGKVIAVIPGFFNLVLAQNRGAAFSIFSSTSGWGRFIMLIGFPIVIVIFIMYLLLTKREYSLYLKIALALILGGALGNLYDRIVYGTVVDFLDFYFGKYHWPTFNVADIAVFLGTVMLILNVSREKKAEA, encoded by the coding sequence TTGATTCCGTTTTTAGTTGCTTTTTTTGTTTTTGCAATTGATAGGATAACTAAAATGGTTGCTTTTAAGTATTTAAAGGGTAAAGTTATCGCTGTCATTCCCGGTTTTTTCAATCTGGTGCTGGCACAAAACAGAGGTGCGGCTTTTAGTATTTTTTCTTCTACGTCAGGGTGGGGAAGGTTTATAATGCTCATAGGTTTTCCGATAGTTATCGTTATTTTTATAATGTATCTGCTTTTGACGAAAAGAGAGTATTCTTTATATCTTAAAATTGCTCTTGCTCTTATTCTTGGTGGGGCTTTGGGGAATCTTTATGATAGAATTGTTTATGGAACGGTAGTTGATTTTCTGGATTTTTATTTTGGAAAATATCACTGGCCTACTTTTAATGTTGCTGATATAGCTGTATTTCTGGGAACGGTAATGTTGATTCTGAACGTTTCAAGGGAAAAAAAGGCAGAAGCTTGA
- a CDS encoding aminotransferase class I/II-fold pyridoxal phosphate-dependent enzyme, with protein sequence MKLSKRVVNMNPSPTMAITAKAKEMRRKGIDVVGFGAGEPDFDTPPHIKEAAIRAMEEGFTRYTPAAGIPELREAVAEKLKRENGIDYSPSHVVITDGAKFALFSLMLSVIEEGDEVVIPAPYWVTYPEQVKFAGGTPVFVETSEENGFVLTVDLLEKVVTDKTKLLILCSPSNPTGAVIPAKELEKIGKFCAERGILIASDECYEKLLYDGEKHVSIASISPEIRQVTITINALSKAYSMTGWRVGYAAGPEEIISSMIKINSQSISNVNAIAQKAGVAALTGPQAFLGDWLKAFDERRRYMVEKLNSIPGVTCTIPKGAFYAFPNVKTVIEKGGFKDDFEFADFLLENAKIAAVPGSAFGYPGYMRFSYATSMENIKKGLDRFEVAVKAIMEK encoded by the coding sequence ATAAAACTTTCAAAACGTGTTGTTAATATGAATCCTTCTCCTACCATGGCAATTACTGCCAAGGCAAAAGAGATGAGGAGAAAAGGTATTGATGTTGTAGGATTTGGTGCAGGAGAACCGGATTTTGATACGCCTCCTCACATAAAGGAAGCTGCGATAAGGGCTATGGAAGAGGGTTTTACAAGATATACTCCTGCTGCCGGGATTCCGGAACTAAGGGAGGCTGTTGCCGAGAAGTTAAAAAGAGAGAACGGGATAGATTATTCGCCATCTCATGTTGTAATAACGGACGGTGCAAAATTTGCCCTGTTTTCACTTATGCTTTCTGTGATAGAAGAGGGTGATGAGGTTGTGATTCCTGCTCCTTATTGGGTGACATATCCGGAACAGGTTAAATTTGCAGGTGGAACACCTGTTTTTGTTGAAACATCTGAGGAAAACGGGTTTGTCCTTACGGTTGACCTTTTGGAAAAAGTTGTAACCGATAAAACGAAACTTCTTATTCTCTGTTCTCCGAGTAATCCGACAGGTGCTGTTATCCCTGCAAAAGAGTTAGAAAAAATAGGAAAATTTTGTGCCGAAAGGGGTATTTTGATAGCTTCCGATGAATGTTATGAAAAACTTTTGTATGATGGAGAAAAGCACGTAAGTATTGCTTCTATTTCTCCTGAAATCAGACAGGTTACCATTACAATAAATGCTCTTTCAAAGGCTTATTCAATGACCGGCTGGAGAGTCGGTTATGCCGCAGGTCCTGAAGAAATTATTTCTTCAATGATAAAGATAAACTCTCAGTCCATTTCTAACGTTAATGCAATTGCTCAGAAAGCTGGAGTTGCTGCTTTGACGGGTCCTCAGGCTTTTCTTGGTGATTGGCTTAAAGCTTTTGATGAAAGAAGGCGTTACATGGTTGAGAAGTTAAATTCTATTCCCGGTGTTACGTGCACGATACCAAAAGGGGCTTTTTATGCCTTTCCGAATGTTAAGACAGTGATCGAAAAAGGCGGTTTCAAGGATGATTTTGAGTTTGCAGATTTTCTCCTTGAGAATGCGAAAATAGCGGCTGTTCCGGGATCTGCCTTCGGTTATCCCGGTTATATGAGATTTTCTTACGCTACTTCTATGGAGAATATCAAAAAAGGTCTTGATAGGTTTGAAGTTGCCGTTAAGGCCATAATGGAGAAATGA
- a CDS encoding fumarate hydratase produces MREIHVNKIREAVKNLCMDVNYYLPEDVLASFDRGIEKEKSPVGRNVFEILKENAAIASEKKIPYCQDTGFAVLFVELGQNVRIVGGDINEAIKEGVAEGYTEGYLRKSIVTDPLFDRKNTGDNTPPIIHYSIVPGDKLKIKMAAKGGGSENMSRLAMLKPADGVEGVKKFVLETVSEAGPNPCPPIIVGVGVGGTFEKVAYLAKKSLMRPIGDRNPDPRYAALEEELLEKINKLGIGPAGFGGTVTALDVKIEWYPCHIASLPVAVNIQCHASRHKEVEL; encoded by the coding sequence ATGAGAGAGATTCATGTTAATAAAATAAGGGAGGCTGTTAAAAATTTATGTATGGATGTTAACTACTATCTTCCTGAAGATGTTCTTGCCTCTTTTGATAGAGGGATAGAAAAGGAAAAGTCTCCGGTAGGCAGGAATGTTTTTGAGATTTTGAAGGAGAATGCTGCCATAGCCTCGGAGAAAAAGATTCCCTACTGCCAGGATACCGGATTTGCTGTTCTTTTTGTTGAGTTAGGACAGAATGTCAGGATTGTTGGTGGTGATATAAACGAGGCGATAAAAGAAGGAGTTGCCGAGGGTTATACAGAGGGATATTTGAGAAAATCCATAGTTACAGATCCCCTGTTTGACAGGAAAAATACCGGGGATAATACACCTCCGATTATTCATTACTCAATTGTGCCCGGAGATAAATTGAAAATTAAAATGGCTGCTAAAGGTGGTGGAAGCGAGAACATGAGCCGTCTCGCCATGTTAAAGCCGGCTGATGGTGTTGAAGGTGTTAAAAAGTTTGTTCTTGAGACAGTTAGTGAAGCAGGTCCAAATCCGTGTCCTCCTATTATTGTGGGAGTTGGAGTCGGTGGAACCTTTGAGAAAGTCGCTTATCTTGCCAAAAAGTCTCTCATGAGGCCAATAGGAGACAGAAATCCCGATCCAAGATATGCAGCGTTAGAGGAAGAGCTCCTGGAAAAAATAAATAAGCTTGGAATTGGTCCTGCCGGATTCGGGGGAACTGTTACAGCTCTTGATGTTAAAATTGAGTGGTATCCCTGTCATATAGCCTCCCTTCCTGTTGCGGTGAATATTCAGTGTCACGCTTCAAGACATAAAGAAGTAGAACTATGA
- a CDS encoding tRNA1(Val) (adenine(37)-N6)-methyltransferase, with translation MFDIKELDRTTFLKESLVIYQKRKGFRFGTDTFLLADFVRCQSGEHFIDLGTGSGVIPLLLLEKYENVTGAAIDVVKECVELARLNAEVNGFSDRLDVFCINVKNVRSCFPSEKFDVVVTNPPFKEVKRGLINPDNYKAIARHEIEGTLKDFIEAAAYLLRWKGRFYLVCPVERFVDTIFFCRSKNLEPKRLRFIQPSRDEKANLFLLEARKGGGKGIEVLPSLIIYEDKKNRVYTPEMRRKYEAFFEDK, from the coding sequence GTGTTTGACATTAAGGAACTTGATAGGACAACTTTTTTAAAAGAATCGCTTGTTATATATCAGAAGAGGAAGGGATTCCGTTTTGGGACAGACACCTTTTTGCTTGCCGATTTTGTTCGTTGTCAGTCAGGAGAGCATTTCATAGATCTTGGGACCGGTAGTGGCGTTATTCCTTTGCTTCTCCTTGAGAAGTATGAAAATGTTACAGGTGCTGCGATTGATGTTGTTAAAGAGTGTGTTGAGTTAGCCAGACTTAATGCAGAAGTTAACGGTTTTTCAGATAGACTTGATGTGTTTTGTATAAATGTTAAGAATGTGAGGAGCTGCTTTCCATCAGAAAAGTTTGATGTCGTTGTTACCAATCCTCCGTTTAAGGAGGTAAAAAGAGGATTAATAAATCCTGATAACTATAAAGCCATAGCAAGGCATGAGATAGAAGGAACGTTAAAAGATTTTATAGAGGCTGCGGCTTATCTTTTAAGGTGGAAAGGCCGTTTTTATCTTGTTTGTCCTGTTGAAAGATTTGTTGATACTATTTTTTTCTGTCGCAGTAAGAATCTTGAACCGAAAAGGCTTCGATTTATTCAACCTTCCCGTGATGAGAAGGCGAATCTGTTTCTTTTGGAAGCAAGAAAAGGGGGAGGAAAAGGGATAGAAGTTCTCCCTTCTCTTATCATCTATGAAGACAAGAAAAATAGGGTTTATACTCCGGAGATGAGAAGGAAATACGAGGCTTTCTTTGAAGATAAGTAG
- a CDS encoding nicotinamidase: MKLNLTEKDALIVVDVQKDFCPGGALPVPFGDKVVEPLNFYIKVFSSSGLPIFATRDWHPENHISFKKNGGLWPVHCLQNSEGAEFHDNLRLPPDTFIINKGDRPELEAYSGFQGTLLEFLLKERGIRRIFVGGLATDYCVKHTVIGGLNLGYQVFLLSDAVAAVNINPQDGEAAVLEMLDRGAVSIVLEDIYV, from the coding sequence ATGAAGCTAAATTTGACAGAAAAAGACGCATTGATTGTTGTTGATGTTCAAAAAGATTTCTGTCCGGGCGGTGCTCTGCCCGTTCCTTTTGGTGATAAAGTGGTAGAACCGTTGAATTTTTACATAAAGGTTTTTTCATCGTCAGGTCTTCCGATATTTGCTACGAGAGACTGGCATCCAGAGAATCACATCTCTTTCAAAAAAAACGGCGGTTTGTGGCCTGTTCATTGTCTTCAAAATAGTGAAGGTGCTGAGTTTCACGATAATCTCAGGTTACCTCCAGATACTTTCATAATAAACAAGGGGGACAGGCCTGAGCTTGAAGCCTATTCAGGTTTTCAGGGAACATTACTCGAATTTCTTTTAAAAGAGAGGGGAATAAGAAGAATTTTTGTTGGAGGTCTTGCAACTGATTATTGCGTAAAGCATACCGTCATTGGCGGGTTAAATCTTGGTTATCAGGTATTTCTTTTGTCAGATGCCGTTGCAGCTGTTAATATTAATCCTCAAGACGGTGAAGCAGCAGTTTTGGAAATGCTCGATAGAGGTGCTGTTAGTATTGTTCTGGAGGATATATATGTTTGA